From a region of the Oryzias melastigma strain HK-1 linkage group LG4, ASM292280v2, whole genome shotgun sequence genome:
- the aspm gene encoding abnormal spindle-like microcephaly-associated protein isoform X3, with protein sequence MVFHSTGTALSVDTASLKKTRPAAPSQAKPTNSKAISKGPGAAAVRRTKVVAVAQSKLTFIKPTQTALPRHPMSFAAKNMFYDERWIEKQERGFTWWINYVLTPDDFKVNPEVNKASAVSLAIGSDKFNVPRAPTKEEMSFSTYTARRKLNRLRRSACQLFTSEAMVKAIQRLELEVEARRLLVRKDRHLWKDIGERKKVLNWLLSYNPLWLRIGLETIFGEFISLESNSDTLGLAMFILQRLLWNPDIAADYRHPRVPHLYKDGHEEALSRFTLKKLLLLVCFLDKAKECRLIEHNPCLFCVDAEFKTTKDLLLAFSRDFLSGEGILPRHLGYLGLPVSHVQTPLDEFDFAVKNLAVDLKCGIRLVRVMELLTLDWSLSAKLRLPAISRLQKIHNIDVALQVLKAKGINLKDEHGSIIDSRDIADGHREKTLSLLWKIIFAFHVEVILDESQLSQEIGFLKRTLRTKRRLARVRADQGIQPSPVKTRVPYVHTSTKVTLLMDWVRAVCNFYSLKVENFTVMFSDGRVLCYLIHHYHPSLLPEASINHSTTQTVEGSPTGRLELDCSASDSDSSFNSLKKGGPDSPSVEFKELLENEKSNFRLVNSAVAFLGGVPAMINPADMSNTIPDEKVVMSYLSFLCARLLDLRNETRAARVIQGAWRKYRLKKDLQLYEERNKAALKIQLVVRRFLQKRRAERRTRAAVLIQSAWRGFLARKILRMQKEALLRAVQHEAATIIQAQWRMFSTFKAYHRLRYYTVSVQAQWRMRRAAASYSKVCTAVRVIQKYSRAWALSRKQRDRYLLLRSSVVKLQRAFRRWRARKIEEENHAAAVIQAAFKKWYNHRMAMKYAAAVRIQSWFRMRVCYRDYRQIRRSAVLIQAYCRGQAQRRCFQMLKLQHNAAGVIQRAFRGHVVRKQVLEMRRAAVVIQRRFRASVKRDAQRSAFLRMRCAAVAMQAAFRGKMAREMLKKQHKAATVIQAAFREWAARKQYLALRGAAVRVQRRYRAAVLARKTKAQYHALRKATLVLQASWRGKADRKKIETWHRCATLIQASYRQHRIQTQFTSKKGAALVIQRQYRAFVAGKEMRGIFLQKRAASITLQAGFRGMRARSELRRKHQAATVIQSWIRMFLCKKRYFLMQCAAIIIQSRYRALLLCRASQNEFRKKKQAAVKIQATFRGFRVRREHRRRMAAATAIQAQFRMHKMRMAYLAAKFAAIIIQERYRAQKLRDQELQSYKRIKSAAVVIQAAYRGCMVRRRMAERHQAATVIQRRFLTIQARKQFLKLMSAALTCQQRYRALSLARKVRLDYLSKRRAVVCLQAAWRGYAVRKQLRVQQKAAVIIQSHFRMHQQQTRYRRLCWACKVVQKQCRANKQMRVDMHAMKAMKNAAIVLQSVYRGMKSRRILKQEHQAAAVIQRSFRAHREHRSYLTLKSSVLKIQRRYRANMAAKKQKHQYQQIRKASIVLQAVYRGQQVRKEVKRWHQAATVIQSAFRRYREEVKFQAMRLSAIIIQRRYRALLQGRRDRENFLRMKRSAVVLQAAFRGHRVRSEVTNMHSAALVIQANFRRFRRQKAFRTQRWAAVVLQQRFRAQKQKRQTVKQYQDVRKATVLLQAAFRGMKSRRILKQEHQAAAVIQRSFRAHCEHRSYLTLKSSVLKIQCRYRANMAAKKQKHQYQQIRKASIVLQAVYRGQQVRKEVKRWHQAATVIQSAFRRYREEVKFQAMRLSAIIIQRRYRALLQGRRDRENFLRMKRSAVVLQAAFRGHRVRSEVTNMHSAALVIQANFRRFRQQKAFRRLRWAAVVFQQRFRAQKQKRHAVKQYQDMRKAAVLLQAAFRGMKSRRILKQEHQAAAVIQRSFRAHREHRSYLTLKSFVLKIQRRYRANMAAKKQKHQYQQIRKASIVLQAVYRGQQVRKEVKHWHQAATVIQSACRRYREEVKFQAMRLSAIIIQRRYRALLQGRRDRENFLRKKRSAVVLQAAFRGHRVRSEVTNLHSAALVIQANFRRLKHQKTFRRLRSAAIVLQQRFRAQKQKQHAVKQYQDVRKAAVLLQAAFRGMKSRRILKQEHQAAAVIQRSFRAHREHRSYLTLKSSVLKIQRRYRANMAAKKQKHQYQQIRKASIVLQAVYRGQQVRKEVKRWHQAATVIQSAFRRYREEVKFQAMRLSAIIIQRRYRALLQGRRDRENFLRMKRSAVVLQAAFRGHRVRSEVTNMHSAALVIQANFRRFRQQKAFRRLRSAAVVLQQKFRAQKQKQHSVKQYQDVRKATVLLQAAFRGMKSRRILKQEHHAAAVIQRSFRAHCEHRNYRTLKSSVLKIQRRYRANMAAKTERNIYLQKRQAAILIQRSFRTWKARQLVVEAARAEKRLRFTAVVFHHLCAIKIQRRLRAHWALESAKKQINSVVTIQRWLRARQQRRRYLEDRRKLVSIQRAVRRWLARRHQAASVIQLAVRKFLYVKRQQRVQQGIVKAQALWRAHCSRRRHDNVKLVKLRHRLRQISAAVREEDKLCNKTSSALDYLLRYKHFSYILEALKNLETATRLSPECCERLVESGATNVIFTLIRCCNRSVPCMDVITFSIQILLNLSKYHKTIEAVYSVENSVETLLDLLQRYREKAGDKVAEKGGSIFTKACFLLALLLQDKRRAEAVMKLPKVLDRIRSIYRLTARKHKMDAERTILKQKMNASINGSFYVPATPRKSRPVPKFAPEWVLRKDKLKDIVDPLRAIHMVADTLSIVL encoded by the exons ATGGTTTTCCACAGCACCG GAACTGCTCTGTCAGTGGATACAGCATCTCTAAAGAAAACGCGGCCTGCAGCTCCTTCCCAGgccaaaccaacaaactccaAAGCAATCTCTAAGG GACCAGGTGCTGCAGCTGTGAGGAGAACTAAAGTAGTGGCTGTGGCGCAATCCAAACTGACCTTCATCAAGCCGACTCAGACGG cCCTTCCCAGACATCCCATGTCATTCGCTGCCAAGAACATGTTCTACGATGAGAGGTGGATCGAGAAGCAGGAGAGGGGGTTCACATGGTGGATCAATTACGTCCTCACTCCCGATGACTTTAAAGTCAACCCTGAAGTCAACAAAG CTAGTGCCGTGTCTCTCGCCATCGGCAGCGACAAGTTCAATGTGCCCAGAGCTCCCACCAAAGAGGAGATGTCCTTCAGTACCTACACGGCCAGACGGAAGCTAAACCGCCTCCGCCGCTCTGCCTGCCAGTTGTTCACGTCTGAAGCCATGGTCAAGGCCATTCAGAGGCTCGAACTGGAGGTGGAGGCCAGGCGCCTGCTCGTACGGAAAGACCGCCACCTGTGGAAGgacattg GTGAGCGCAAAAAGGTTCTCAACTGGCTCCTTTCTTACAATCCCCTGTGGTTACGGATTGGTCTTGAG ACGATTTTTGGGGAGTTCATCTCTCTTGAGAGCAACAGTGACACCCTGGGTCTGGCCATGTTCATCCTCCAGCGGCTGCTGTGGAACCCCGACATTGCGGCGGACTACAGACACCCCAGGGTGCCTCACCTTTACAAAGACG GCCACGAGGAGGCGCTGTCTCGCTTCACTCtgaagaagctgctgctgctggtctgTTTCCTGGATAAAGCCAAAGAATGTCGTCTGATCGAACACAACCCCTGTTTGTTCTGTGTGGATGCAGAGTTCAAG ACGACCAAAGACCTGTTGCTGGCCTTCTCCAGGGACTTCCTGAGCGGAGAGGGGATCCTCCCGCGGCACCTCGGCTACCTCGGGTTACCCGTCTCCCATGTTCAAACTCCTCTTGATGAGTTCGACTTTGCTGTAAAGAACCTAGCGGTGGATTTGAAATGCGGCATTCGTCTTGT TCGTGTGATGGAGCTCCTCACTCTGGATTGGAGTTTGTCGGCGAAGCTGCGTCTGCCCGCCATCAGTCGCCTTCAGAAGATCCACAACATCGACGTCGCCCTGCAGGTGCTGAAAGCCAAAGGGATCAATCTCAAGGATGAACACG GTTCCATCATTGACTCCAGAGACATTGCAGATGGACACAGAGAGAAGACATTGAGCCTTCTGTGGAAAATCATCTTTGCATTCCAT GTGGAAGTGATTCTGGATGAGAGTCAGCTCAGTCAGGAAATCGGTTTCCTGAAGAGAACTTTGAGGACCAAGCGGAGGTTGGCCCGAGTGAGGGCTGACCAGGGCATTCAGCCCAGTCCAGTGAAGACCAGGGTGCCGTATGTACACACCAGCACCAAGGTTACATTGCTGATGGACTGGGTCCGTGCTGTCTGTAACTTCTACAGTCtgaag GTGGAAAACTTCACCGTGATGTTTTCAGACGGCCGCGTTCTTTGCTACCTCATCCACCACTATCACCCCAGCCTCCTGCCAGAGGCCTCAATCAACCACAGCACCACCCAGACCGTGGAGGGTTCCCCGACAGGTCGTCTGGAGCTCGACTGTTCAGCCAGCGACTCCGACAGCTCCTTTAACTCGTTAAAAAAAG GAGGCCCAGATTCTCCTTCTGTTGAGTTTAAAGAGCTGCTGGAGAACGAGAAAAGCAACTTCAGGTTGGTCAACAGTGCTGTGGCGTTCCTGGGGGGAGTTCCCGCCATGATCAACCCGGCTGATATGTCCAACACCATCCCCGATGAGAAG GTGGTGATGTCCTACCTGTCCTTCCTCTGTGCTCGTCTGCTGGACCTGCGGAATGAAACCAGAGCTGCTCGGGTCATTCAAGGAGCCTGGAGGAAATACAGACTGAAGAAAGATCTGCAGCTTTATGAG GAAAGAAACAAGGCTGCCTTGAAGATCCAGCTTGTGGTGAGACGTTTTCTACAGAAGCGCAGAGCTGAGAGGCGAACTCGGGCTGCAGTCCTCATTCAGTCTGCCTGGAGGGGCTTTTTAGCCCGCAAAATTCTGAGGATGCAGAAAGAGGCCCTGCTGCGGGCTGTGCAGCACGAGGCAGCAACCATTATCCAG GCTCAATGGAGGATGTTTTCTACCTTTAAGGCCTACCACCGCCTCAGATATTACACAGTGTCAGTACAAGCCCaatggaggatgaggagggcAGCTGCCTCTTATAGCAAAGTCTGCACAGCGGTCAGAGTCATCCAGAAGTACTCCCGAGCTTGGGCTCTCTCCAGAAAGCAGCGGGACCGTTACCTCCTACTCAGGAGCTCGGTGGTGAAACTGCAAAGAGCTTTTAGGAGATGGAGGGCTAGAAAAATTGAAGAGGAAAATCATGCGGCGGCAGTGATCCAAGCAGCTTTTAAGAAGTGGTACAACCACAGGATGGCAATGAAATATGCTGCCGCGGTGAGAATTCAGTCCTGGTTCCGAATGCGGGTGTGCTATCGTGACTACAGGCAGATCAGGAGGAGCGCTGTTCTCATTCAAGCTTACTGCAGGGGCCAAGCACAGAGGCGCTGCTTTCagatgctgaagctgcagcACAATGCTGCTGGTGTCATTCAAAGGGCCTTCAGAGGCCACGTCGTGAGGAAGCAGGTGCTGGAAATGAGGCGTGCCGCGGTCGTGATCCAGCGGCGCTTTAGGGCCTCAGTGAAAAGAGATGCGCAAAGAAGCGCATTCTTGAGGATGAGATGCGCCGCTGTCGCCATGCAGGCGGCGTTTCGTGGAAAGATGGCTCGAGAGATGCTGAAAAAGCAGCACAAGGCAGCAACGGTGATCCAGGCAGCCTTTAGGGAGTGGGCTGCCCGAAAGCAGTACCTCGCCTTGAGAGGAGCAGCTGTTAGGGTACAACGGAGGTACAGAGCTGCCGTTCTGGCTCGCAAGACAAAGGCACAATACCATGCTTTAAGGAAAGCCACCCTCGTTTTACAAGCCAGCTGGAGAGGCAAAGCTGACAGGAAGAAAATTGAAACGTGGCATCGGTGTGCAACTTTGATACAGGCTTCCTATCGACAGCACAGAATCCAAACCCAGTTCACATCCAAGAAGGGAGCAGCTTTAGTCATTCAGCGTCAGTACAGAGCTTTTGTTGCTGGGAAGGAGATGAGGGGAATATTCTTGCAGAAACGAGCAGCTTCTATAACTCTTCAAGCTGGATTTAGAGGCATGAGAGCAAGATCTGAGCTGAGGAGGAAGCACCAAGCTGCAACAGTCATTCAGTCTTGGATTAGAATGTTTTTGTGTAAGAAACGCTACTTCTTGATGCAGTGCGCAGCAATTATCATCCAGTCCAGATACAGAGCTCTTCTGCTGTGCAGGGCGTCACAAAATGAGTTCAGAAAGAAGAAGCAGGCCGCTGTAAAGATACAAGCCACGTTCAGGGGGTTCAGAGTGAGGCGGGAGCACCGGAGGAGGATGGCTGCTGCCACGGCGATCCAAGCTCAGTTCAGGATGCACAAGATGCGTATGGCTTACCTAGCTGCCAAGTTTGCAGCCATTATTATTCAGGAGCGCTACAGGGCCCAAAAGCTCCGGGATCAAGAGCTGCAAAGCTACAAAAGAATCAAATCTGCTGCTGTGGTTATCCAGGCTGCATACCGAGGATGCATGGTCAGGAGGAGGATGGCAGAACGCCATCAAGCTGCAACAGTCATACAGAGAAGGTTTCTGACAATCCAGGCCAGAAAGCAATTCCTCAAACTCATGTCAGCAGCTCTCACCTGTCAACAGAGGTATAGAGCTCTGAGCCTGGCAAGAAAAGTCCGCCTGGATTATCTGTCAAAGCGCAGGGCTGTCGTTTGTTTGCAGGCAGCTTGGAGAGGATACGCAGTCAGAAAGCAGTTGCGTGTCCAGCAAAAGGCGGCTGTGATTATTCAGTCTCATTTCAGGATGCACCAGCAGCAAACTCGCTACAGGAGGCTCTGCTGGGCCTGCAAGGTGGTGCAAAAACAGTGCCGGGCTAACAAACAAATGAGAGTGGACATGCATGCGATGAAGGCCATGAAAAATGCTGCCATTGTCTTACAATCTGTCTATAGAGGCATGAAATCTAGAAGAATCCTCAAGCAAGAACATCAAGCTGCAGCAGTTATCCAGAGATCTTTCAGAGCACACCGTGAACACAGGAGCTATCTGACCTTAAAGTCTTCAGTTCTGAAGATTCAGCGCAGATATCGAGCCAACATGgcagcaaagaaacaaaaacaccaatatCAACAAATCAGAAAAGCATCAATTGTTCTACAAGCCGTCTACAGAGGTCAGCAGGTCAGGAAGGAGGTTAAACGTTGGCACCAGGCTGCTACTGTGATCCAATCAGCTTTCAGAAGGTACAGGGAGGAGGTCAAGTTCCAGGCCATGCGTCTGTCTGCCATCATCATCCAAAGACGCTACAGAGCTCTTCTGCAGGGGAGGAGAGACAGAGAGAACTTCTTGAGGATGAAACGTTCTGCTGTGGTTCTTCAAGCAGCTTTCAGAGGTCACCGTGTGAGAAGTGAAGTCACAAACATGCACTCAGCAGCTCTCGTCATTCAAGCCAATTTCAGGAGATTCAGACGGCAAAAAGCATTCAGGACACAACGCTGGGCAGCTGTAGTCCTTCAGCAGAGGtttagagcccaaaaacagaaacgacaaacagtaaaacaataTCAGGATGTGagaaaagctacagttttgctTCAAGCTGCTTTCAGAGGCATGAAATCCAGAAGAATCCTCAAACAAGAACATCAAGCTGCTGCAGTTATCCAGAGATCTTTCAGAGCACACTGTGAACACAGGAGCTATCTGACCTTAAAGTCCTCCGTTCTGAAGATTCAGTGCAGATATCGAGCCAACATGgcagcaaagaaacaaaaacaccaatatCAACAAATCAGAAAAGCATCAATTGTTCTACAAGCCGTTTACAGAGGTCAACAGGTCAGGAAGGAGGTTAAACGTTGGCACCAGGCTGCTACTGTGATCCAATCAGCTTTCAGAAGGTACAGAGAGGAGGTCAAGTTCCAGGCCATGCGTCTGTCTGCCATCATCATCCAAAGACGCTACAGAGCTCTTCTGCAGGGGAGGAGAGACAGAGAGAACTTCTTGAGGATGAAACGTTCTGCTGTGGTTCTTCAAGCAGCTTTCAGAGGTCACCGTGTGAGAAGTGAAGTCACAAACATGCACTCTGCAGCTCTCGTCATTCAAGCTAATTTCAGAAGATTCAGACAGCAAAAAGCTTTTAGGAGACTACGCTGGGCAGCCGTAGTCTTTCAACAGAGGtttagagcccaaaaacagaaACGACATGCAGTGAAACAATATCAGGATATgagaaaagctgcagttttgctTCAAGCTGCTTTCAGAGGCATGAAATCCAGAAGAATCCTCAAACAAGAACATCAAGCTGCTGCAGTTATCCAGAGATCTTTCAGAGCACACCGTGAACACAGGAGCTATCTGACCTTAAAGTCCTTCGTTCTGAAGATTCAGCGCAGGTATCGAGCCAACATGGcagcaaagaaacaaaagcaCCAATATCAACAAATCAGAAAAGCATCAATTGTTCTACAAGCCGTCTACAGAGGTCAGCAGGTCAGGAAGGAAGTAAAACATTGGCATCAGGCTGCTACTGTGATCCAGTCAGCTTGCAGAAGGTACAGGGAGGAGGTCAAGTTCCAGGCCATGCGTCTGTCTGCCATCATCATCCAAAGACGCTACAGAGCTCTTCTGCAGGGGAGGAGAGACAGAGAGAACTTCTTGAGGAAGAAACGTTCTGCTGTGGTTCTTCAAGCAGCTTTCAGAGGTCACCGTGTGAGAAGTGAAGTCACAAACTTGCACTCTGCAGCTCTCGTCATTCAAGCCAATTTCAGGAGATTAAAGCATCAGAAAACCTTCAGGAGACTACGCTCGGCAGCCATAGTCCTTCAACAGAGGTTTAGGgcccaaaaacagaaacaacatgcAGTGAAACAATATCAGGATGTgagaaaagctgcagttttgctTCAAGCTGCTTTCAGAGGCATGAAATCCAGAAGAATCCTCAAACAAGAACATCAAGCTGCTGCAGTTATCCAGAGATCTTTCAGAGCACACCGTGAACACAGGAGCTATCTGACCTTAAAGTCCTCCGTTCTGAAGATTCAGCGCAGATATCGAGCCAACATGgcagcaaagaaacaaaaacaccaatatCAACAAATCAGAAAAGCATCAATTGTTCTACAAGCCGTTTACAGAGGTCAACAGGTCAGGAAGGAGGTTAAACGTTGGCACCAGGCTGCTACTGTGATCCAATCAGCTTTCAGAAGGTACAGAGAGGAGGTCAAGTTCCAGGCCATGCGTCTGTCTGCCATCATCATCCAAAGACGCTACAGAGCTCTTCTGCAGGGGAGGAGAGACAGAGAGAACTTCTTGAGGATGAAACGTTCTGCTGTGGTTCTTCAAGCAGCTTTCAGAGGTCACCGTGTGAGAAGTGAAGTCACAAACATGCACTCTGCAGCTCTCGTCATTCAAGCCAATTTCAGAAGATTCAGACAGCAAAAAGCTTTTAGGAGACTACGCTCTGCAGCTGTAGTCCTTCAGCAGAAGtttagagcccaaaaacagaaacaacattcAGTGAAACAATATCAGGATGTGagaaaagctacagttttgctTCAAGCTGCTTTCAGAGGCATGAAATCCAGAAGAATCCTCAAACAAGAACATCATGCTGCTGCAGTTATCCAGAGATCTTTCAGAGCACACTGTGAACACAGGAACTATAGGACCTTAAAGTCCTCCGTTCTGAAGATTCAGCGCAGATATCGAGCCAACATGGCAGCTAAAACTGAAAGGAACATCTACCTCCAGAAAAGGCAGGCTGCCATCTTAATTCAGAGGAGCTTCAGAACGTGGAAGGCTCGACAACTG GTTGTGGAAGCAGCACGAGCTGAGAAGAGACTGCGTTTCACAGCTGTGGTCTTCCATCATCTCTGTGCCATTAAGATCCAGAGACGTCTGAGAGCTCACTGGGCTTTGGAGTCGGCAAAGAAGCAGATCAACTCTGTAGTCACCATTCAA CGATGGTTGAGAGCGAGGCAACAGAGGAGACGATACCTGGAGGACAGGAGGAAGCTGGTTAGCATTCAGAGAGCTGTCAGACGCTGGCTCGCCCGCCGCCACCAAGCTGCCTCCGTCATCCAGCTGGCTGTCAGGAAGTTCCTCTATGTCAAGCGCCAGCAGAGGGTTCAGCAGGGCATTGTGAAGGCTCAG GCTCTGTGGAGAGCTCACTGCTCCCGCCGAAGGCACGACAATGTCAAACTCGTGAAACTAAGACATCGATTACGTCAAATTTCTGCTGCTGTTCGAGAGGAAGACAAACTGTGCAACAAGACGTCCTCTGCACTGGATTACCTCCTTCGATACAAACACTTCTCCTACATTCTAGAGGCCCTCAAAAACTTGG AGACGGCTACCAGGCTCTCACCTGAGTGCTGTGAGCGGTTGGTGGAAAGCGGCGCCACCAACGTCATCTTCACGCTGATCCGCTGTTGTAACAGAAGTGTCCCCTGCATGGATGTCATCACCTTCTCCATCCAGATCCTCCTCAACCTCTCCAAG TACCATAAGACCATAGAGGCGGTGTATTCAGTGGAAAACTCTGTGGAGACGCTGCTGGATTTGTTGCAGAGATACCGAGAGAAGGCGGGGGATAAAGTGGCAGAAAAAGGCGGAAGCATCTTCACCAAAGCCTGCTTCCTTCTcgctctgctcctgcaggacaAACGGCGCGCTGAG GCTGTCATGAAGCTGCCTAAAGTCCTGGATAGGATCCGCAGCATTTATCGGCTCACTGCTCGAAAACACAAGATGGACGCAGAAAGGACCATcttgaaacagaaaatgaacGCCTCGATAAACGGGAGCTTCTATGTTCCTGCAACGCCCCGTAAATCCCGCCCTGTACCAAA gtttgcGCCGGAGTGGGTCCTCAGAAAGGATAAACTTAAAGACATCGTGGATCCTCTCAGAGCCATTCACATGGTGGCAGACACTCTGTCTATTgtgttgtaa